One Candidatus Korarchaeum sp. genomic region harbors:
- a CDS encoding glucose-6-phosphate isomerase family protein: MLIVPGVEFDEERLRLSVEGREVKPEVRWVSDLRKVLMRPESLEKDFPAYLMYRDLPPLTSSWARFDLTVILPWEVGGELAKTKGHYHLPFNGKHLPEIYCVHSGEAEFLLQRMGASPYDIEDFVVVTAREGSIVTVPPRYGHVTVNPINGVLVMSNVIHRGVKPDYGTYELTRGAAYYMTRDGIVRNENYASVPEPRYEEPIESEGNISKLLIDEGFLRILNGA, translated from the coding sequence ATGCTGATAGTCCCGGGGGTCGAGTTCGACGAGGAGAGGCTGAGACTATCGGTCGAGGGTAGAGAGGTGAAACCCGAGGTCAGATGGGTGAGCGACCTGAGGAAGGTCTTAATGAGACCCGAGTCCCTTGAGAAGGACTTCCCAGCTTACCTCATGTACAGGGACCTACCTCCTCTGACTAGCAGCTGGGCCAGGTTTGATCTAACGGTGATACTACCTTGGGAGGTAGGAGGGGAGCTAGCTAAGACAAAAGGGCACTATCATCTTCCCTTTAATGGAAAGCACCTTCCTGAGATATATTGTGTGCACTCAGGTGAGGCTGAGTTCCTCCTACAGAGGATGGGTGCTTCCCCCTACGACATAGAGGACTTCGTAGTGGTGACGGCGAGGGAGGGGTCGATCGTGACGGTACCCCCGCGGTACGGGCACGTCACGGTGAATCCCATAAACGGGGTTCTTGTGATGAGCAACGTGATACACAGGGGAGTTAAGCCCGATTACGGGACCTACGAGCTGACTAGGGGTGCAGCGTACTACATGACGAGGGATGGCATTGTCAGGAACGAGAACTACGCCTCAGTCCCCGAACCGAGGTACGAGGAACCGATCGAATCGGAAGGGAATATCTCAAAATTGCTCATCGATGAGGGCTTCTTGAGGATCCTAAACGGGGCTTAG
- a CDS encoding translation initiation factor IF-2 subunit gamma, protein MVQGPLQPEMNVGTAGHVDHGKSTLVQALTGIWPERHSEELRRGITIKLGYANAELRRCPSCDYYTTSRTCPLDGSETVLLRKISLVDCPGHDTLMATMLAGSTLMDAVLFVIASNEPVPQPQTREHLMALKIMGVTQMIVVQTKIELVSEEEALRNYEQIIRFLESNLDEVPPVIPVSALHGVNINFLVREMTRRFTPPRRDPSKPPKMYVARSFDVNRPGTRPEKLVGGVLGGTIIQGRFRVGDEIEIRPGAYRGGRFIPLTTRIVSLKSEETPLDEAHPGGLIGVGTLLDPALTKADNMVGSVVGMPNELPPTWSELDVEARFFDKIVGMKEEVPVSKPKSGDFIQLNVGTATVPAVLKELSGENLMRLVIRIPAVAELEQRVAISARVGNRWRLIGYGHIKGGVEYKLRPL, encoded by the coding sequence ATGGTTCAAGGGCCACTACAGCCGGAGATGAACGTGGGCACCGCGGGTCACGTTGATCACGGCAAGTCAACGCTAGTACAAGCGTTAACCGGGATCTGGCCCGAGAGGCACAGCGAGGAGCTCAGGAGGGGGATCACGATAAAGCTGGGTTACGCTAACGCGGAGCTAAGGAGGTGCCCCTCATGCGACTACTACACGACATCGAGGACATGCCCTTTAGATGGGAGCGAGACGGTCCTCCTCAGGAAGATATCGCTAGTTGACTGCCCGGGTCACGATACGCTCATGGCCACGATGCTAGCTGGCTCCACGCTGATGGACGCTGTCCTCTTCGTGATAGCTTCGAACGAGCCCGTGCCGCAACCCCAGACCAGGGAGCACCTGATGGCCCTCAAGATAATGGGGGTTACTCAGATGATAGTGGTCCAGACTAAGATAGAGCTCGTGAGCGAGGAAGAAGCCCTGAGGAACTACGAGCAGATCATAAGGTTCCTAGAGTCGAATCTCGATGAGGTACCTCCTGTAATACCTGTTTCAGCTCTTCACGGGGTCAACATAAACTTCTTAGTGAGGGAGATGACGAGGCGTTTCACCCCCCCGAGGAGGGATCCGAGCAAGCCCCCTAAGATGTACGTAGCTAGGTCCTTCGACGTCAACAGGCCGGGGACTAGGCCTGAGAAGCTCGTGGGCGGTGTTCTAGGTGGTACCATAATCCAGGGAAGGTTCAGGGTCGGTGATGAGATAGAGATAAGGCCTGGTGCCTATAGAGGAGGTAGGTTCATCCCTTTAACTACGAGGATAGTGAGCCTGAAGAGCGAGGAAACCCCGTTGGACGAAGCCCACCCGGGCGGCCTCATAGGCGTTGGCACGCTCCTGGATCCGGCCCTCACTAAGGCGGATAACATGGTCGGTAGTGTCGTGGGTATGCCGAACGAACTACCGCCTACCTGGTCTGAGCTGGATGTGGAAGCTAGGTTCTTCGATAAGATAGTAGGCATGAAGGAGGAGGTACCTGTGAGTAAGCCTAAGAGCGGTGATTTCATCCAGCTGAACGTAGGTACGGCTACCGTACCAGCCGTATTGAAGGAGCTCAGTGGTGAGAACTTGATGAGGCTCGTCATCAGGATACCAGCGGTGGCGGAGCTGGAGCAGAGGGTGGCTATATCCGCGAGAGTGGGGAACAGGTGGAGGTTGATAGGCTACGGTCACATCAAGGGAGGGGTCGAGTACAAGCTGAGGCCCCTCTAA
- a CDS encoding eS6 family ribosomal protein, with product MSTSRRRGIVEEFLVLDIGDPSTGRTFHLKLPRDSLRYFVGKRVGEEISGDPIGLAGYTFLITGGTDRDGFPMHPSLPTPGKKRVLLSSPPGFHPRREGERRAKLVRGSIVSDATRQINLKVLRRGEKSLEEVLGKSEAS from the coding sequence ATGTCGACGAGTAGGAGGAGGGGTATCGTTGAGGAGTTCCTGGTGCTCGATATAGGGGACCCCAGCACCGGAAGGACCTTCCACCTGAAACTACCGAGGGATAGCCTGAGGTACTTCGTCGGTAAGAGGGTGGGGGAGGAGATCTCCGGTGATCCGATCGGTTTGGCGGGCTACACGTTCTTGATAACCGGCGGGACCGATAGGGACGGCTTCCCCATGCACCCTTCTCTTCCGACTCCCGGGAAGAAGAGGGTTCTTCTATCCTCACCTCCCGGTTTCCATCCCAGGAGAGAGGGGGAGAGGAGAGCTAAGCTCGTCAGAGGGAGCATCGTCTCCGATGCCACTAGGCAGATAAATCTGAAGGTATTGAGACGTGGAGAAAAGTCTCTAGAAGAGGTATTAGGGAAGAGCGAGGCTTCATAA